One genomic window of Hymenobacter sp. J193 includes the following:
- a CDS encoding polyprenyl synthetase family protein, producing the protein MTVTLDQIQAPIAAEMEEFEKKFRASMQTKQLLLDKIMGYIVKRKGKQIRPMFVFFTAKISGTEPEGPLPEATFRGAALIELLHTATLVHDDVVDESNYRRGFFSINALWKNKIAVLVGDYLLSKGLLLSLENDDYALLKIVSNAVKELSEGELLQIEKARRLDITEDVYFDIIRQKTASLIASCCAVGASSAGADLGTVERARLFGEKVGMAFQIKDDLFDFGTAEIGKPVGIDIKEKKMTLPLIYALQQADWLTKRRVIFNVKNNEGRKDRVQQVIDFVKQSGGLDYAIRTMERYRDEALDILRTFPASSSRTSLEQLINYTIEREK; encoded by the coding sequence ATGACCGTTACGCTGGACCAGATACAGGCGCCTATTGCCGCCGAGATGGAGGAATTCGAAAAGAAATTCCGCGCGTCCATGCAAACCAAGCAGTTGCTGCTCGATAAGATCATGGGCTACATCGTGAAGCGCAAGGGCAAGCAGATTCGACCCATGTTCGTGTTCTTCACGGCCAAAATCAGCGGCACGGAGCCGGAAGGGCCGCTGCCGGAAGCTACGTTTCGCGGGGCCGCCCTCATCGAGCTGCTGCATACGGCCACCCTCGTGCACGACGACGTGGTGGACGAAAGCAACTACCGCCGGGGCTTTTTCTCCATCAACGCCCTCTGGAAAAACAAGATTGCCGTGCTCGTGGGGGACTACCTGCTGAGCAAGGGTCTGCTGCTGAGTTTGGAAAACGACGACTACGCTCTGCTCAAGATCGTGAGCAATGCCGTGAAGGAGCTCAGTGAGGGCGAGCTGCTGCAGATCGAAAAGGCCCGCCGCCTCGACATCACCGAGGACGTGTACTTCGACATCATCCGCCAGAAAACGGCCTCGCTTATTGCGTCCTGCTGCGCCGTGGGGGCTTCCTCCGCCGGCGCCGACCTGGGAACCGTGGAACGAGCCCGGCTTTTCGGCGAGAAAGTGGGCATGGCGTTCCAGATCAAAGACGACCTGTTCGACTTCGGCACGGCCGAAATTGGCAAGCCCGTGGGCATCGACATCAAGGAGAAAAAGATGACCCTGCCCCTGATCTACGCCCTGCAGCAGGCCGACTGGCTGACCAAGCGCCGCGTTATCTTCAACGTGAAAAACAACGAGGGCCGCAAAGACCGGGTGCAGCAGGTTATCGACTTCGTGAAGCAGTCCGGCGGGCTCGACTACGCCATCCGCACCATGGAGCGCTACCGCGACGAAGCCTTAGACATCCTGCGCACCTTCCCGGCGTCCTCCTCCCGCACCTCCCTGGAACAGCTGATCAACTACACAATAGAGCGGGAGAAGTGA
- a CDS encoding cytochrome P450, with product MSDFPISPDAKSPAGAFPWVPRWRTLLSSLAMARNPIGNLNEVHRHRGDTVGIHLGGIRPTVVTRDPALAQHILQKNHRRYLKSDLTHGLIRYLGRGLLTNEGADWLRQRRLIQPGFHRQRLAGLTRLMQAAAEEWTQELRARTAQGPAEVDIHEAMTRVAFRIIAQATFGTSMSEAQRERLSDILTRIQAFYVRTIRQPYLQPWWRASGSYRRHDALSRELRELVRGFIRQRRADGPGLSHDDLLQMLLDVRYEDTGEPMMEDQLLDEANILLLAGHETSANALSWLFYLLASHPEAADKVRTEMVAAGLAQRPPTFEELMRLPYSMQVIQETMRLYPPAWILDRVALEADEFRGQSIPKGTLFSIYLYGLHRHPGLWPEPDAFRPERFAPDAQPPVPTYGYLPFGGRTAPVHRQPLCPH from the coding sequence ATGTCTGATTTTCCGATTTCACCCGACGCTAAATCCCCGGCGGGCGCCTTTCCGTGGGTGCCGCGCTGGCGCACCCTGCTCTCGTCATTGGCTATGGCGCGCAACCCCATCGGCAACCTCAACGAGGTACACCGGCACCGTGGCGACACGGTGGGCATTCACCTGGGCGGCATCCGGCCCACGGTAGTCACCCGCGACCCGGCCCTGGCCCAGCACATCCTGCAGAAAAACCACCGCCGCTACCTCAAGTCCGACCTCACCCACGGCCTGATCCGCTACCTAGGGCGCGGCCTGCTCACCAATGAGGGTGCCGACTGGCTGCGGCAGCGCCGCCTGATTCAGCCGGGTTTCCACCGCCAGCGCCTGGCCGGCCTCACCCGCCTGATGCAGGCCGCCGCCGAAGAATGGACCCAGGAGCTCCGTGCCCGCACCGCCCAGGGCCCGGCCGAGGTAGATATCCACGAGGCCATGACGCGGGTGGCGTTCCGCATTATTGCGCAGGCCACCTTCGGCACCAGCATGAGCGAGGCGCAGCGGGAGCGGCTTTCGGATATTCTCACGCGCATTCAGGCTTTCTACGTGCGCACCATCCGGCAGCCCTACCTGCAGCCCTGGTGGCGGGCCTCGGGCAGCTACCGCCGGCACGATGCTCTCAGCCGGGAGCTGCGCGAGCTGGTGCGCGGCTTCATCCGGCAGCGCCGCGCGGACGGCCCCGGCCTCTCCCACGACGACCTGCTGCAGATGCTGCTCGATGTGCGCTACGAGGATACCGGGGAGCCCATGATGGAGGATCAGCTGCTGGATGAAGCCAATATTCTGCTGCTGGCCGGGCACGAAACCTCCGCGAATGCTCTGAGCTGGCTGTTTTATCTGCTGGCATCCCACCCGGAAGCCGCCGACAAGGTGCGAACCGAAATGGTTGCTGCCGGCCTGGCTCAGCGCCCGCCTACCTTCGAAGAGCTGATGCGGCTGCCGTACTCCATGCAGGTGATTCAGGAAACCATGCGCCTGTACCCGCCTGCCTGGATTCTGGACCGCGTAGCCCTGGAGGCCGACGAGTTTCGGGGGCAGTCCATTCCGAAGGGCACGCTGTTCTCCATTTACCTCTACGGCCTGCACCGCCACCCGGGGCTGTGGCCCGAGCCCGATGCCTTCCGGCCCGAGCGGTTTGCGCCCGATGCCCAGCCGCCCGTGCCGACGTATGGCTACCTGCCTTTTGGGGGGCGGACCGCGCCTGTGCATCGGCAACCACTTTGCCCTCACTGA
- a CDS encoding cytochrome P450 — MATCLLGGGPRLCIGNHFALTEIQIVLLETLRQFSVELVSTQPVVPVPLVTLRPQAGVIVRFRQLT, encoded by the coding sequence ATGGCTACCTGCCTTTTGGGGGGCGGACCGCGCCTGTGCATCGGCAACCACTTTGCCCTCACTGAAATTCAGATAGTGCTGCTCGAAACGCTGCGGCAGTTCAGCGTTGAGTTGGTTTCAACGCAACCGGTGGTGCCCGTGCCCTTGGTTACGCTGCGGCCGCAGGCGGGGGTAATAGTGCGTTTTCGGCAACTCACGTAA
- a CDS encoding PAS domain-containing hybrid sensor histidine kinase/response regulator produces MNIPSPDNEPLPTSLVEAHAEIKKLRAELAEQLTLARIPAQNPNPVYRLGPNQQRLFANAAAERLAASLSPEDLQAGREEVYGWAMKALDSARESQHQLRIDNRQFAVHIVPFPEAQYVNMYLTEETARVAAQQQQLAQQAFTQQVLDAVPVMVYVRDADGRYVFENSTTRAMADIMAQTTPTPEVAARQARQQAQYQATDAEVLATGRQIVVEDNITLPDGTERCLHTIKQPLAWDGGQTHVLGVSADVTALKQAVETATTAAKARENFLANMSHEIRTPMNGVLGIAAQLAKTPLNARQQELLDIIRSSGRHLLGVINDVLDMAKITSGKIELVEEPFDLCETLFQAAQPLMLQALEKGLHVTGDRLRETCPHPQVLGDAHRINQVMLNLLSNAIKFTPAGGSIHAGTYLVEETADTLTIEFRVRDTGVGIAPEKQERIFEDFTQAYADTTRIFGGTGLGLSISRALVERMGGKLCVESRLGEGSTFSFRLTLPRATATDAPQVSTSKTDYDTGALRGKRLLMVEDNDINRLVARMLLEDWGVELDEAEDGPAGLACVQQNSYDAVLMDIQLPGLSGLEVTAAIRALPEPDKARLPILALTANAFQNDTDEYLAAGMNDGISKPFEAAELYGKLARLLAQD; encoded by the coding sequence ATGAACATACCCTCTCCCGACAACGAACCGTTGCCGACTTCACTGGTCGAGGCCCACGCTGAAATCAAGAAACTACGGGCCGAGCTGGCCGAGCAGCTCACGCTGGCGCGTATTCCGGCGCAGAACCCAAACCCCGTTTACCGCCTGGGTCCCAACCAGCAGCGGCTGTTTGCCAACGCCGCGGCCGAGCGGCTGGCCGCTTCCTTGTCGCCCGAAGATCTGCAAGCCGGGCGGGAAGAGGTGTACGGTTGGGCAATGAAAGCCCTGGACAGTGCCCGGGAGTCGCAGCACCAGCTACGCATAGACAACCGGCAGTTTGCCGTGCACATCGTGCCGTTTCCGGAAGCCCAGTACGTGAATATGTACCTGACGGAGGAAACCGCCCGGGTAGCGGCCCAGCAGCAGCAGCTGGCCCAGCAGGCTTTCACCCAGCAGGTGCTCGATGCCGTGCCCGTGATGGTATACGTGCGCGACGCCGATGGCCGGTACGTGTTTGAGAACTCCACTACCCGCGCCATGGCTGACATAATGGCTCAAACCACGCCTACGCCCGAGGTAGCCGCCCGGCAGGCCCGGCAGCAGGCCCAGTACCAGGCCACCGATGCCGAAGTCTTGGCTACGGGCCGCCAGATAGTGGTAGAAGACAATATAACGCTGCCCGATGGCACCGAGCGGTGCCTGCACACCATCAAGCAGCCGCTGGCCTGGGATGGGGGACAGACCCACGTGCTGGGCGTGAGTGCCGATGTGACGGCCCTGAAGCAGGCAGTTGAGACAGCCACCACCGCTGCCAAAGCCCGGGAAAACTTTCTGGCCAACATGAGCCACGAGATTCGTACGCCCATGAACGGGGTGCTGGGCATTGCCGCCCAGCTGGCCAAGACTCCGCTCAATGCCCGCCAGCAGGAGCTGCTGGATATTATCCGCTCCTCGGGCCGGCACTTGCTGGGTGTCATCAACGACGTGCTGGACATGGCCAAAATCACCTCCGGCAAGATTGAGCTGGTAGAGGAGCCTTTCGACCTGTGTGAGACGCTGTTTCAGGCCGCGCAGCCGCTGATGCTGCAGGCGCTGGAGAAAGGACTGCACGTAACCGGCGACCGGCTGCGCGAAACCTGCCCGCACCCACAGGTGCTGGGCGATGCGCACCGCATCAACCAGGTGATGCTGAACCTGCTCAGCAACGCCATCAAGTTCACCCCGGCCGGCGGCAGCATCCACGCCGGTACCTATCTGGTAGAAGAAACGGCCGATACGCTCACCATCGAATTTCGGGTGCGCGACACCGGCGTGGGCATTGCACCCGAAAAGCAGGAACGGATTTTCGAGGATTTCACCCAGGCCTACGCCGACACGACCCGTATTTTTGGGGGTACCGGGCTGGGGCTGAGCATCAGCCGGGCGCTGGTGGAGCGTATGGGCGGCAAGCTGTGCGTCGAGAGCCGGCTGGGCGAGGGCAGCACGTTCTCCTTCCGCCTTACGCTGCCCCGCGCCACTGCTACCGATGCGCCCCAAGTTTCCACGTCCAAAACCGACTACGACACCGGCGCCCTGCGCGGCAAGCGCCTGCTGATGGTGGAGGACAACGACATCAACCGCCTGGTAGCGCGTATGCTGCTGGAAGACTGGGGCGTGGAGCTGGATGAGGCCGAAGACGGCCCGGCCGGGCTGGCCTGCGTGCAGCAAAACAGCTATGACGCAGTGCTGATGGACATTCAGCTACCGGGCCTGAGCGGGCTGGAAGTAACGGCCGCCATTCGGGCCCTGCCCGAGCCAGACAAGGCCCGTCTGCCCATTCTGGCGCTTACGGCCAACGCTTTCCAGAACGATACCGACGAGTACTTGGCGGCGGGCATGAACGACGGCATCTCCAAGCCCTTTGAGGCAGCGGAGCTGTACGGCAAGCTGGCCCGCTTGCTAGCCCAGGACTAA
- a CDS encoding MBL fold metallo-hydrolase: MPKPRRFVGRLLGGVVVALLVVGVAFANLSPEFGGKPTKAQRAAYAQSGHYKDGEFQNLVPTTLMTGGSTFSSLWKFLFTKTPNERPASPLPTRPLTPASIQQKTAEIVRVTWFGHSASLVEIAGKNILFDPMLSVKMGPVSWLTPKRYNPQLAITAEELPPIEAVLISHDHYDHLDYQTILRLKEKTAHFFVPLGVGAHLLAWGVAPAKIHELDWGDSLRLPGLTVVSTPTRHFSGRGLTNRNSTSWSSWVLKSATKRVFYSGDGGYGPHFAAIGRQHGPFDLALMECGQYNVDWAEIHMMPEQSVQAALDVQARLMLPVHWGAFTEARHAWNEPVRRATAEAARRQLPITTPQLGQPVTLGSGTLPQELWWQ; encoded by the coding sequence ATGCCCAAACCCCGACGCTTTGTTGGCCGCCTGCTGGGCGGTGTAGTTGTCGCCCTGCTCGTGGTGGGCGTGGCGTTTGCCAACCTGAGCCCGGAGTTCGGGGGCAAGCCCACCAAAGCCCAGCGCGCCGCCTACGCCCAATCGGGTCATTATAAGGACGGCGAATTTCAGAACCTGGTGCCAACGACGCTGATGACTGGAGGCAGCACGTTTTCCTCGCTCTGGAAATTCCTGTTCACCAAAACACCTAATGAGCGGCCCGCCTCTCCCCTGCCCACCCGGCCCCTGACGCCGGCCAGCATTCAGCAGAAAACCGCCGAAATCGTGCGCGTGACGTGGTTTGGCCACTCGGCCAGTCTGGTGGAAATAGCGGGCAAAAACATCCTGTTCGACCCCATGCTGAGCGTGAAGATGGGCCCCGTGAGCTGGCTGACGCCCAAGCGCTACAACCCGCAGCTGGCCATTACGGCCGAGGAGCTGCCGCCCATTGAGGCCGTGCTGATTTCGCACGACCACTACGACCACCTCGACTACCAGACCATACTGCGGCTGAAGGAGAAGACGGCTCACTTCTTCGTGCCCTTGGGCGTGGGCGCACACCTGCTGGCCTGGGGTGTGGCGCCCGCCAAAATTCACGAGCTGGACTGGGGCGACTCGCTGAGGCTGCCCGGCCTTACCGTGGTGAGTACGCCTACGCGCCACTTTTCGGGCCGGGGCCTCACCAACCGCAACTCCACTTCTTGGAGCTCCTGGGTCCTGAAGTCGGCCACAAAGCGCGTGTTCTACAGCGGCGACGGGGGCTATGGCCCGCACTTCGCCGCCATCGGCCGGCAGCACGGCCCCTTCGATCTGGCCCTGATGGAATGCGGGCAGTACAATGTCGACTGGGCCGAAATCCATATGATGCCCGAGCAAAGCGTGCAGGCTGCCCTCGATGTGCAGGCCCGCCTGATGCTTCCCGTTCACTGGGGCGCCTTCACCGAGGCCCGTCATGCCTGGAATGAGCCTGTACGTCGCGCTACGGCCGAGGCCGCCCGGCGCCAGCTGCCCATCACCACGCCGCAGCTGGGCCAGCCCGTGACGCTGGGCAGCGGAACGCTGCCGCAGGAACTGTGGTGGCAATAG
- a CDS encoding GNAT family N-acetyltransferase has product MELLDLGSLVPDAIPRLETPDLLLRPPRPTDLPEAAALHQDPAFYRYLGGKPHSEEDVWRRMLAQLGHWSMLGYGSWSIEEKATGRYAGTVGFFDVRRDLTPSLKGTPEAGWVLAPRLHGRGYASQAVQAAHAWADAHFPGPRTTCIIDPGNEASLRLARRFGYQEFARTVYHNDEIVLLERFR; this is encoded by the coding sequence ATGGAACTTCTCGACCTGGGCAGCCTCGTGCCCGATGCCATTCCCCGCCTCGAAACCCCGGATCTGCTCTTGCGCCCGCCGCGCCCCACCGACCTGCCCGAGGCCGCCGCTTTGCACCAGGACCCCGCCTTTTACCGCTACCTCGGGGGCAAGCCACACTCCGAGGAAGACGTGTGGCGCCGTATGCTGGCGCAGCTGGGCCACTGGTCGATGCTGGGCTACGGCTCCTGGTCCATTGAGGAAAAAGCCACCGGCCGCTACGCCGGTACCGTCGGCTTCTTCGACGTGCGGCGCGACCTGACGCCCTCACTTAAAGGTACGCCCGAAGCGGGCTGGGTGCTGGCGCCCCGCCTGCACGGCCGCGGCTATGCGTCCCAGGCCGTGCAAGCCGCCCACGCCTGGGCCGATGCCCACTTCCCCGGCCCGCGCACCACCTGCATCATCGACCCCGGCAACGAAGCGTCCCTGCGCCTGGCCCGCAGGTTCGGCTACCAGGAATTTGCCCGCACCGTCTACCACAACGACGAAATCGTGCTGCTGGAGCGGTTCCGGTAG